The following proteins are encoded in a genomic region of Mycolicibacterium confluentis:
- a CDS encoding aromatic ring-hydroxylating oxygenase subunit alpha, with protein MIDHENYFTSLPRDYYLDEGRFADELTRVWNTQWVYAGHVSQIPRRGDYFTFNIGSESILVVRDEDAIRGVHNVCRHRGLQLCDQPTGKLPRRIVCPYHSWSYGLDGKLLKATRQADGEFFDYRDFGLFTVHVDVWHGFIFVSLADEAPAPVASMIDEKATADMALLDPTRLKIAHEITYYADANWKLLLENGVECYHCPSVHPEFCVSLDAQEMSDYYEDDYVGDLVQGLVIPVKRELESLSMTGNYVSKKLLGEFGRGAAVPDDFGAGFMTQPGYAWGGFHPDYGMVASTLPISPTRSKMICWWFVHEDAEEGIDYDVDELVKLWDITNIQDLHIQERQQRGLSSQRYLPGPNSPSQEPGIRAALRKYLEMMGEAN; from the coding sequence GTGATCGACCATGAAAACTACTTCACCAGCCTGCCGCGGGATTACTACCTCGACGAGGGCCGATTCGCCGACGAACTGACTCGGGTGTGGAACACGCAGTGGGTCTACGCGGGGCATGTCTCCCAGATCCCCAGGCGGGGTGACTACTTCACCTTCAACATCGGTTCCGAGAGCATCCTCGTGGTGCGAGACGAGGACGCGATTCGCGGCGTCCACAACGTGTGCAGGCATCGCGGACTGCAGCTGTGTGATCAACCCACCGGAAAGCTGCCGCGGCGGATCGTGTGCCCGTACCACTCCTGGAGTTACGGACTGGACGGCAAACTGCTGAAGGCGACCCGCCAAGCCGATGGTGAGTTCTTCGATTACCGCGACTTCGGTCTGTTCACCGTCCACGTGGACGTCTGGCACGGCTTCATCTTCGTGAGTCTTGCCGACGAGGCTCCGGCTCCGGTGGCATCGATGATCGATGAGAAGGCCACCGCTGATATGGCGTTGCTGGATCCGACGCGGCTCAAGATTGCCCACGAGATCACCTATTACGCCGATGCGAACTGGAAGCTGCTACTCGAGAATGGTGTCGAGTGCTACCACTGCCCGTCGGTGCATCCGGAGTTCTGCGTTTCGCTCGATGCCCAGGAGATGTCGGACTACTACGAGGACGACTATGTCGGCGATCTGGTCCAGGGTTTGGTCATCCCGGTCAAGCGGGAGCTGGAATCTCTGTCGATGACCGGAAACTACGTGTCGAAGAAGCTACTCGGTGAGTTCGGTCGTGGCGCCGCCGTTCCTGATGACTTCGGGGCCGGATTCATGACACAACCGGGATACGCATGGGGCGGCTTCCATCCCGACTACGGCATGGTGGCCAGCACCCTGCCGATCTCGCCGACCAGATCCAAGATGATCTGTTGGTGGTTCGTGCATGAAGATGCCGAGGAGGGTATCGACTACGACGTCGATGAACTCGTCAAGCTCTGGGATATCACGAACATTCAGGACCTGCACATCCAGGAACGCCAGCAACGCGGACTGTCTTCGCAGCGCTATCTTCCTGGGCCGAACTCGCCCTCGCAGGAACCCGGCATTCGGGCCGCGTTGCGCAAGTACCTGGAGATGATGGGAGAAGCGAACTGA
- a CDS encoding SDR family NAD(P)-dependent oxidoreductase — translation MSTQSARPGRLTGKAAVVTGATSGLGLAVAQAMAAEGASVVAVGRNADRGYEVVESIATAGHNAIFVRGDVTVETDIVRAIEVCRSEFGSLDIMHNNAAFFVTAELHQTTTDDWDRSLRANLSSVFWGSKHAVLAMREQGRGGSIINTASVAAFTATADTAAYVATKSGVMGLTRSVALAYAAEGIRCNALCPGDFESPMFDAFLATQSDPDTARKDFEALYPTKRILKPGDVANAAVFLASDEAVGVNGTSLVVDDGLLAKTY, via the coding sequence CTGAGCACGCAGAGCGCACGTCCGGGACGTCTCACGGGGAAGGCGGCTGTCGTCACCGGCGCGACCAGCGGTCTCGGGCTGGCCGTGGCGCAGGCAATGGCGGCCGAGGGCGCCTCGGTGGTTGCAGTCGGGCGCAACGCCGATCGCGGGTACGAGGTCGTGGAGTCGATCGCGACCGCCGGTCACAATGCGATCTTTGTGCGCGGTGACGTGACCGTCGAGACGGATATCGTCAGGGCGATCGAGGTCTGCCGGTCTGAATTCGGGTCGCTGGACATCATGCACAACAACGCCGCGTTCTTTGTGACCGCGGAACTGCATCAGACGACGACCGACGATTGGGATCGTTCGCTGCGGGCCAACCTGAGTTCGGTGTTCTGGGGTAGTAAGCATGCGGTGCTGGCAATGCGGGAGCAGGGGCGCGGCGGTTCCATCATCAACACCGCGTCTGTGGCAGCCTTCACCGCGACCGCCGACACCGCCGCCTATGTCGCAACAAAATCTGGTGTCATGGGTCTCACCCGGTCCGTGGCACTTGCGTACGCGGCCGAGGGAATTCGATGTAATGCGCTGTGTCCCGGCGACTTCGAGTCACCGATGTTCGACGCCTTTCTGGCAACCCAGAGTGATCCCGACACCGCCCGAAAGGACTTCGAAGCGCTGTACCCGACCAAGCGCATCCTCAAGCCCGGTGATGTCGCCAACGCGGCCGTCTTCCTGGCGTCTGACGAAGCGGTGGGCGTCAATGGGACGTCACTCGTAGTTGACGACGGACTGCTGGCCAAGACGTACTGA